The nucleotide sequence TTGGTGAAGGCTTCAAAGCCGGCGTCACGCATCACGGTGCAGGTCAGAAAATCCATCAATGTAGACCGGATGCGCGGGTAGGAGATCAACTTGCGGCAGTCGATATAGGTCGGAGATGGCAGGCCGGAGGCCAGCGTATAGGGTTCCGCCGCATTGAAATGTACCGCCTTGATTTCCAACAGCATCCGCGCGGTCAGCCGGGCGATTTCGTCTTTCGGGGGGAAGGAAGTGGGCAGCATCGGATCTATCTTTCGAGTTGGAGCAAGGGTGTGTCGCGGAGCACGATTTGTGCCAGTTCTTCGGGTGGCCGATCATTTGTGTCCAGGGACAGGTCGGGGTCCGGAGCGGAGTGGAGAATGCCGACAAGTTCGGCCGCGCGTGCCACATGCCAGTTCAGCGTTTCACCTGTCTCGCGCATTGCAAGTCGGCTCGCGATTGTCATGTCATCGGCCAAAAGCATGACATGCGTTACGTGATCTGCCTTGAGTGCCAACTGGATACGATCAATATCCTCCTGGGTTTCGCAAACCCGCGCAACGATGAAGACCTCAATCCCGAGCGACGCGTAGCCGGGCTGCAAAGCACGAAGCTGGCTCGCAGCGAAGATCGCGGCAAACGGGTCTGATGCGTCACGCGGGTAAAACTGCGTCAAGGCATCAAGGTCGATTTGCGCGTGCGCGATTTCCTGCTGCTCAAGCAATTTGCCGAGGGCGGCGGCAAGTGATGATTTGCCGACGCCGCATGGCCCATTGATGAGAAGTAACCCTGTGGGCATGGTTGATCAGCTTACCCGCCAGTGCAACGGGAAGCCGGGATCGAAGACGGTGATGGGGCCGTCTTCGGTGTCGATCTTGTCGGGGTAGCTGACCGCATCGCCCTTTGTCAGGGTGATGGTCGCGTCATTCGCGGGCAGACCGTAGAAAGCGGGACCGTTCAGGCTGGCGAAACCTTCCAGCCTGTCCATGGCGCCCGCTTGCTCGAACACTGCGGCCAGGCAGGACATGGTATTGGTGGCGGTGAATATCCCGGCGCAGCCGCAGGCGCTTTCCTTGTTGGGATCGGTGTGCGGCGCGCTGTCGGTCCCAAGGAAGAATCGCGGGTCACCCGACGTCGCCGCCTTGATCAACGCGTCACGATGCGCCGCACGCTTGGCCACTGGCAGGCAGTAGTAGTGCGGCTTGATTCCACCCACGAGGATGTGGTTGCGGTCTATGATCAGATGATGCGTCGTGATCGTTGCGCCGATCGAACCCTCCGGCTGCGATTTGGCATAGTCTACACCGTTACTCGTCGTGATGTGCTCCATTACGACTTTCAGTTCCGGAACGCGGGTCCGCAGCGGGTCGAGTATGCGGTCGATGAACACGGCTTCACGGTCGAAGATGTCGATCTCCGCATCCGTCACTTCGCCATGGACACAGAGCGGCAAGCCGATCTCGGCCATTTTTTCAAGAACACCCTGCACCTTGTCGAAGTCGCGCACGCCCGATGCGGAATTGGTCGTGGCACCTGCGGGATACAGCTTGACCGCGCTGATCAACCCGCTTTCGCTGGCTGCGGCCACATCGGCGGGGTCGGTATCTTCGGTAAGATACAACGTCATCAGGGGGCGGAAATCCGCGCCATCGGGCAGGGCGGCCATGATGCGGTCGCGATAGCCTTCGGCGTCGGTCGCGGTCACGACCGGCGGCACGAGGTTCGGCATGATGATGGCGCGCCCGAAATGGCGTGCGGTTTCGGGAAGGACCGCACGCAGCACCGCGCCATCGCGCAGATGCAGGTGCCAGTCGTCGGGGCGGCGGATCGTCAGGGTCTGGGTCATGGCAGTGGGACTACACGAAAACAGATATGACGCGCCAGAGGCATCATGCCGTCGAGAGATGCCAAATAAACAGGCATTGCGCGAAATTCTGTGCGCTTGGGGTGCAATCATGGGGGAGATGCTGTTGCGGCCCGCGCGCAGCGATTGATAGCGTGAGCCCGAACAACAGGAGCCCAAATGCTCGATACGTCCCGGCAGGGAGATATAACTGACGTGATGCACCAAAGGGTGCGCGGCCGTGCGGTCGTGGGTATGGCCCAACGCGCCGGGCGCACAGTATTGAAAAACCTGCATCAATCCGGGTCGGCCAAGGCCTTACTGCCACGTGTTCACCGCGATTGGCCGGAAGTGGTTTTCCTGAATACCGCAGGTGGTCTGACCGATGGTGACCGCCTGGAGTATGCAGTAGATGTCGCGGCTGGCGGGCGGCTCGTCGCGACCACACAGACCGCCGAACGCGCCTATGCCGGCGTCTCGGGCACCGCGCGAATGGATGTTTCGCTCGTGGCAGACAAGGGCGCGATGCTGTTCTGGTTGCCGCAGGAAACCATTCTTTTTGAACGCTCCGGCTTGCATCGCTCCACCCGCGTCGATCTTTCGCCAACGTCAAGTTTCTTGACGATCGAGACGGTCGTGTTGGGTCGCGCCGCGATGGGCGAAGATCTGGCACATGTCGATTTTGTCGACCGGCGAGACATTCGTCGTGACGGGGTTCCGGCCTTGATCGATATTTTACGGATCACCGATGAAGATCTTGCCGACCGGGGATCTGCCGCCGGGCTTGGGTTTCATCGCGTTTTATCAACCATCGCGTTCGTCGCGCCGAATGCGGAAGACAGGCTATCGCAGGTCCGCCGCGTTCTGGACACGCCTCACGATGGGGTAATGGCGGCTGCGAGTGCATGGGATGGAAAGCTGGTTGTCCGCGCCGTCGCGAATGATGCCTGGCCCATGCGACAAATGACCGTGCGGATTATTGAAGAACTAGGCGGAAGGACTCTTCCGCGCGTCTGGCAACTCTAGGACCTGAAAACACGATGAACCTGACTCCCCGAGAAAAAGACAAGCTGCTGGTGAGCGTTGCGGCCATGGTGGCGCGTGGACGGCTGGAACGCGGTGTGAAGCTGAACCACCCCGAAGCCATCGCCCTGATCACCGATTACGTGGTCGAAGGCGCCCGCGAAGGCCGCAGCGTTGCCGATCTGATGGAGGCGGGCGCTCATGTCATCACTGCGGATCAATGCATGGATGGCATCCCGGACATGATCCACGATGTTCAGGTGGAAGCGACGTTTCCCGATGGCACCAAGCTGGTGACCGTGCACCATCCAATCCGTTGAAGAAGGACGTGTAACACCATGATACCCGGAGAGTATTTCCCTGCCGACGGTGAGATCACCCTGAACGACGGTGCTGAGGTCACGACAATTATCGTAGCGAACACGGGCGACCGTCCGGTGCAGGTCGGAAGCCATTACCATTTTGCGGAAACCAACGCCGCGCTGGACTTTGATCGCGATGCGGCCATGGGCAAGCGGCTCGACATTGCAGCCGGAACGGCCGTGCGG is from Qingshengfaniella alkalisoli and encodes:
- the pyrC gene encoding dihydroorotase, translating into MTQTLTIRRPDDWHLHLRDGAVLRAVLPETARHFGRAIIMPNLVPPVVTATDAEGYRDRIMAALPDGADFRPLMTLYLTEDTDPADVAAASESGLISAVKLYPAGATTNSASGVRDFDKVQGVLEKMAEIGLPLCVHGEVTDAEIDIFDREAVFIDRILDPLRTRVPELKVVMEHITTSNGVDYAKSQPEGSIGATITTHHLIIDRNHILVGGIKPHYYCLPVAKRAAHRDALIKAATSGDPRFFLGTDSAPHTDPNKESACGCAGIFTATNTMSCLAAVFEQAGAMDRLEGFASLNGPAFYGLPANDATITLTKGDAVSYPDKIDTEDGPITVFDPGFPLHWRVS
- a CDS encoding urease accessory protein UreD, encoding MLDTSRQGDITDVMHQRVRGRAVVGMAQRAGRTVLKNLHQSGSAKALLPRVHRDWPEVVFLNTAGGLTDGDRLEYAVDVAAGGRLVATTQTAERAYAGVSGTARMDVSLVADKGAMLFWLPQETILFERSGLHRSTRVDLSPTSSFLTIETVVLGRAAMGEDLAHVDFVDRRDIRRDGVPALIDILRITDEDLADRGSAAGLGFHRVLSTIAFVAPNAEDRLSQVRRVLDTPHDGVMAAASAWDGKLVVRAVANDAWPMRQMTVRIIEELGGRTLPRVWQL
- a CDS encoding urease subunit gamma — translated: MNLTPREKDKLLVSVAAMVARGRLERGVKLNHPEAIALITDYVVEGAREGRSVADLMEAGAHVITADQCMDGIPDMIHDVQVEATFPDGTKLVTVHHPIR
- a CDS encoding urease subunit beta — protein: MIPGEYFPADGEITLNDGAEVTTIIVANTGDRPVQVGSHYHFAETNAALDFDRDAAMGKRLDIAAGTAVRFEPGQTREVRLIDLTGNRRVFGFNGHVMGDLT